The genomic region TGCAGCGTGGCCAGCCCCGGTGCCGGATCGCCCGGCGCGCCGATGAGCACGGCCTGCGACTGCAGGATGACGGGTCCGAAGATCTCGAGGCCCTGCTTGCGCAGCGTGGAGCCGGTCTCGACGACGTCGGCGACGGCATCCGCGACACCGAGTCGCACCGCGGACTCCACCGCGCCGTCGAGCCGAACGAGCGTGACGGAGACACCGGCCTCGCGCAGGTAGTCGCCGACGAGCCCGTCGTAGCTCGTGGCGACGCGAAGCCCCTCGAGCTCTTTCAGCTCGGAGAACCGGCCTGCCGGTCCGGCGAAGCGGAAGGTGGATGCCGCGAACCCGAGCTCGTCGATCTCGCCGGCTTCAGAGCCGGAGTCGAGGAGCAGGTCACGGCCGGTGACTCCCACGTCGAGAGCGCCACTGCCCACGTAGGTGGCGATGTCGCGCGGGCGCAGGTAGAAGAACTCGACGTCGTTCGCGTGGTCGGCGACGATGAGCTCTTTGGGGTCTTTGCGGCCGTTGTAGCCCGCCTCGGCGAGCATCTGGGCGGCGGTCTCGGAGAGCGAGCCCTTGTTGGGCACGGCGATCTTCAGCATGGTGTGCTGGTCTTTCTTGTCGTCTACGAACATGCGGGTCGGGTGGCGCCGGTCACGGCAGCTGACGCATCACAGATGTCGGTAGACGTCCTGCGGGGTGAGGCCCTTGGCGAGCATCATCACCTGCAGGTGGTAGAGCAGCTGCGAGATCTCCTCCGCGGCTTCGTCGTCGCTCTGGAACTCGGCCGCCATCCACACCTCGGCGGCCTCTTCGACGATCTTCTTGCCGATGGCATGGATGCCGGCATCGAGTTCGCGCACGGTGCCGGACCCTTCAGGGCGGGTCTCGGCCTTGTCGGTCAACTCGGCGAACAGCTCGTCGAAC from Humibacter ginsenosidimutans harbors:
- the hisG gene encoding ATP phosphoribosyltransferase, whose product is MLKIAVPNKGSLSETAAQMLAEAGYNGRKDPKELIVADHANDVEFFYLRPRDIATYVGSGALDVGVTGRDLLLDSGSEAGEIDELGFAASTFRFAGPAGRFSELKELEGLRVATSYDGLVGDYLREAGVSVTLVRLDGAVESAVRLGVADAVADVVETGSTLRKQGLEIFGPVILQSQAVLIGAPGDPAPGLATLQRRLQGVMVARRYVLIDYDLPSHLIEKAVALTPGVESPTISPLRDTGWVAVRAMVPKTSTNRIMDDLYELGARAILVTPIHAARL
- a CDS encoding phosphoribosyl-ATP diphosphatase; amino-acid sequence: MKTFDELFAELTDKAETRPEGSGTVRELDAGIHAIGKKIVEEAAEVWMAAEFQSDDEAAEEISQLLYHLQVMMLAKGLTPQDVYRHL